From Arcobacter arenosus, one genomic window encodes:
- the thiE gene encoding thiamine phosphate synthase, with translation MSIKLNGLYVISDDILTPKEVLFEKIEEALKGGAKIVQLRDKKSLDEEIEQLVINLDALCKKYEALFILNDRINLAIKLQCSGLHVGKSDYEKIDYIRENFKGILGISCYGDLKTAKLMEEKGANYVAFGSFFASPTKPQAKVVSKEILKEAKKLLNIPTCAIGGITLKNAKELLENDVDMLAVISDIWKSDSIENRCNQFSKLF, from the coding sequence ATGTCTATAAAATTAAATGGATTATATGTTATTAGTGATGATATCTTAACCCCTAAAGAAGTACTATTTGAAAAGATAGAAGAAGCTTTAAAAGGTGGGGCAAAAATTGTTCAGCTAAGAGATAAAAAATCATTAGATGAAGAGATAGAACAATTGGTGATAAACTTAGACGCTTTATGTAAAAAATATGAGGCATTATTTATTTTAAACGATAGAATTAATCTTGCTATAAAACTTCAATGTTCAGGTTTACATGTAGGTAAAAGTGATTACGAAAAAATAGATTATATTAGAGAAAATTTCAAAGGTATTCTTGGTATTTCATGTTATGGTGATTTAAAAACAGCAAAACTTATGGAAGAAAAAGGTGCTAACTACGTTGCCTTTGGATCTTTTTTTGCTTCACCTACTAAACCACAAGCAAAAGTGGTATCAAAAGAGATATTAAAAGAGGCTAAAAAACTATTAAACATTCCAACATGTGCCATTGGAGGAATCACTTTAAAAAATGCAAAAGAATTATTAGAAAATGATGTTGATATGTTAGCTGTTATTAGTGACATATGGAAAAGTGATAGTATTGAAAATAGATGTAATCAATTTTCTAAACTATTTTAA
- a CDS encoding sirohydrochlorin chelatase, which yields MKAIIFIAHGSKKEQSNNEFVNLIEKVSKEDTKYDLKKAAFLELATPSVQELAVDFIKKGAKHISFYPYFLNSGKHVLVDLPNIIEDLKKEYPLIELKLLPHFGKSEKIKDIILSDIN from the coding sequence ATGAAAGCAATAATATTTATAGCCCATGGTAGTAAAAAAGAGCAATCTAATAATGAGTTTGTAAACTTAATTGAAAAAGTTTCAAAGGAAGATACTAAATATGACTTAAAAAAAGCAGCTTTTTTAGAACTAGCAACTCCTAGCGTCCAAGAATTAGCTGTTGATTTTATAAAAAAAGGTGCTAAACATATTAGTTTTTATCCATATTTTTTAAACTCTGGGAAACATGTATTAGTTGACCTTCCAAATATTATTGAAGATTTAAAAAAAGAGTATCCCCTTATAGAATTAAAATTACTTCCACACTTTGGAAAATCAGAAAAAATCAAAGATATAATCCTTTCTGACATAAACTAA
- a CDS encoding EAL domain-containing protein, whose translation MKCDKCNEKLGFESLPSKIYFVSEFDELMAKSRIFLMKLGLNLFKIHDLHYIKVEDTKEFFKSNIDAIKSHFNQMSAQDIKVYVDYENLGFSYKMVLHAKPLQRYINMIDDKEFFDVINNQSLTSYFQPIIDVNTNSIYGYETLTRGVKADGSLIYPDELFEKSARNDMNFKLDRMCRESALKTAATKKVNKKVFINFLPTSVYDPEFCLKSTVKWAKQLEIDPSNIIFEVVETEKVTDQNHLKSILEYYRNEGFKIALDDVGEGYSSLNMIIELKPDIIKIDRNIIKDIDKDDYKVSVYKALVSLARDRGIKILAEGIETAYELEIIKEIGVDYLQGYYFAKPLPEPIRKI comes from the coding sequence TTGAAATGTGACAAATGCAATGAAAAACTAGGGTTTGAATCATTACCATCAAAAATATATTTTGTAAGTGAATTTGATGAACTTATGGCAAAAAGCCGAATATTTTTAATGAAATTAGGTTTAAACCTATTTAAAATTCATGATTTACACTATATAAAAGTTGAGGATACAAAAGAGTTTTTTAAATCAAATATTGATGCAATAAAAAGTCACTTTAATCAAATGTCAGCACAAGATATAAAAGTTTATGTCGATTATGAAAATTTAGGTTTTTCATACAAAATGGTTTTACATGCAAAACCATTACAAAGATATATAAACATGATAGATGATAAAGAGTTTTTTGATGTGATAAATAATCAATCTTTAACTTCGTATTTCCAACCTATAATTGATGTAAATACAAACTCAATTTATGGGTATGAAACTTTAACAAGAGGAGTTAAAGCCGATGGTTCTTTAATCTATCCAGATGAATTATTTGAAAAATCTGCAAGAAATGATATGAACTTCAAACTAGACAGAATGTGTAGAGAAAGTGCTTTAAAAACTGCTGCTACTAAAAAAGTTAATAAAAAAGTATTTATTAATTTTTTACCAACTTCTGTTTATGACCCTGAGTTTTGTTTAAAATCAACTGTTAAATGGGCAAAACAACTAGAAATAGATCCCTCAAACATAATATTTGAAGTTGTTGAAACAGAAAAAGTAACAGACCAAAACCATCTAAAATCTATTTTAGAATATTATAGAAATGAAGGTTTTAAAATAGCATTAGATGATGTTGGAGAAGGTTATTCAAGTTTAAATATGATAATTGAACTAAAGCCTGATATCATTAAAATAGATAGAAATATTATAAAAGATATAGACAAAGATGATTATAAAGTCTCTGTTTATAAAGCATTAGTTAGTTTAGCAAGGGATAGAGGTATTAAAATATTAGCTGAAGGTATTGAAACAGCTTATGAGTTAGAGATAATAAAAGAGATAGGTGTTGACTATCTTCAAGGTTATTATTTTGCTAAACCATTACCTGAACCAATTAGAAAAATTTAG
- a CDS encoding ABC1 kinase family protein codes for MKYFSPLRVYQVFTFLLTIYLVIKRKKSFLLLKPLKPKKLKETIVKLGASFIKLAQVLATRSDFFTEEYLNELKNLHDQIPPMNHKQFNEVYNIAFKDKDIFKSFQESPIASASIGQVHVAYLKNGKKVAVKLRRVGIKEQVLADIKIISIFNFLFKPLFSSYTKNSIEAVVSEFSKMIVEEISLNQELKNLKNFRRVYKKQKVKFPKAYKKYSCDDAMVMSFEEGFRFDDKENIFKNNIDFKSIISNLVDFYTTQMLITGFFHADPHPGNLLVNKKGELILLDFGMVKTVPNDKRIAIIELIKAANEKDYETYISASKKLGTIAYEAPTSELAEFTSKMFDIFSNDNLDSESMQKLAFEILETTRDLPFKLPSDAIYILRVSAIIEGLGTTYIENFNGVKDILPILTQNLPKALGTKSTISETIIAEAKELPFIIKDFKVMVKKASEGTLEVEVSRNQLEYIITSLKKVLKSYAISFGFVLASMFYLMYGFEPKEISIVLFLLGFIRVFYK; via the coding sequence ATAAAATATTTTTCACCATTAAGGGTTTATCAAGTATTTACATTTTTATTAACAATATATTTAGTAATAAAAAGAAAAAAAAGTTTTTTACTACTAAAACCTTTAAAACCTAAAAAGCTAAAGGAGACTATTGTAAAACTAGGAGCTAGTTTTATTAAACTTGCCCAAGTATTAGCTACAAGGTCTGATTTTTTTACAGAAGAGTATCTTAATGAACTAAAAAATCTCCATGACCAAATCCCTCCTATGAATCATAAACAATTTAATGAGGTATACAATATAGCTTTTAAAGATAAAGATATTTTTAAAAGTTTCCAAGAGTCACCTATAGCTTCTGCTTCAATTGGACAAGTTCATGTAGCATATCTTAAAAATGGGAAAAAGGTAGCTGTAAAACTAAGAAGAGTTGGAATAAAAGAACAAGTTTTAGCAGATATAAAAATCATTTCGATTTTTAACTTTTTATTTAAACCCCTATTCTCTTCTTATACAAAAAACTCTATAGAAGCTGTAGTTTCTGAATTTTCAAAAATGATAGTTGAAGAGATTAGTTTAAACCAAGAATTAAAAAATCTTAAAAACTTTAGAAGAGTTTACAAAAAACAAAAAGTTAAATTCCCAAAAGCTTATAAAAAATACTCTTGTGATGATGCGATGGTTATGAGTTTTGAAGAGGGATTTAGATTTGATGATAAAGAAAATATATTTAAAAACAATATTGATTTTAAATCAATAATCTCAAACTTAGTTGACTTTTATACAACTCAAATGTTGATAACTGGATTTTTCCATGCAGACCCACACCCAGGTAACCTATTAGTAAATAAAAAAGGTGAACTTATATTACTTGATTTTGGAATGGTTAAAACTGTACCAAATGACAAAAGAATAGCTATTATTGAGCTTATTAAAGCAGCAAATGAAAAAGATTATGAAACTTATATTAGTGCAAGTAAAAAACTAGGAACAATTGCATATGAAGCACCAACAAGTGAATTAGCAGAGTTTACTTCAAAAATGTTTGATATATTTTCAAATGATAATTTAGATAGTGAATCTATGCAAAAGCTTGCCTTTGAAATTCTTGAAACTACAAGAGATTTACCTTTTAAACTACCAAGTGATGCAATTTATATTTTAAGGGTAAGTGCAATTATAGAAGGTCTTGGCACAACATATATAGAAAACTTTAACGGGGTAAAAGACATTTTGCCAATATTGACTCAAAATCTGCCAAAGGCTTTAGGAACTAAAAGTACCATAAGTGAGACAATTATTGCGGAAGCAAAAGAACTACCATTTATCATAAAAGATTTTAAAGTGATGGTAAAAAAAGCTAGTGAAGGAACACTTGAAGTTGAAGTAAGTAGAAACCAGCTTGAGTACATAATCACAAGTTTAAAGAAAGTTCTTAAATCATACGCAATATCTTTTGGTTTTGTTTTAGCTTCTATGTTTTATTTAATGTATGGCTTTGAGCCTAAAGAGATATCAATTGTTTTATTTTTATTAGGATTTATAAGGGTATTTTACAAATGA
- a CDS encoding TIGR03643 family protein codes for MKKINLNEEDKNRLIQMAWQDRTTFEGIKKEFGLTENQVKNLMRKLISKNGFKRWRKRVQDRITKHEKKVDFKPIRFKGPW; via the coding sequence ATGAAAAAAATCAATCTAAATGAAGAGGATAAAAACAGACTTATACAAATGGCCTGGCAAGATAGAACAACTTTTGAAGGTATAAAAAAAGAGTTTGGTCTAACAGAAAATCAAGTTAAAAATCTAATGAGAAAATTAATATCAAAAAATGGCTTTAAAAGATGGAGAAAAAGAGTTCAAGATAGAATAACAAAACATGAAAAAAAAGTTGACTTTAAACCTATTAGATTTAAAGGACCATGGTAA